In the genome of Phycisphaerae bacterium RAS1, one region contains:
- a CDS encoding 8-oxoguanine deaminase produces MPPSWIEADWTLIDGVFRPGVRIQIGDDGRIAAIEFASPDEERPAGGRSPSTGPSSDEGRSPERSASERSASERCAAARLHRRALLPGFVNVHSHAFQRALRGFGESYPAGMGDFWSWREAMYGLVERLDPPTFKRITLHAFREMLAAGITTVGEFHYVHHADIDAQDFALDELVIEAAKEAGIRLVLLLCFYKTGGVGKPLVGGQRRFATPDVERFVRQFERLEKLLDPRTQSIGLAPHSLRAVPPDDLKSLKAEADRRGVVCHTHIEEQRKEIEEVRAALGVSPLVWLLDNTPLGPRDTIIHATHSTPPDLRRYLASGAHIGVCPLTEGNLGDGIAEGGLIQQLGAGVCIGSDSNIRIDFAEELRWLEFVQRLRAEKRGVCKEADGELARRLWRCGTSNGAVSLGLDGIRRVHGSALPAAPVRVGEICVGAAADFLTIDLDAPTLDGWTSQTLLASWLLGAGRECVRDVCVAGAWTAPPAPGGSRDLFPNPPRQAAG; encoded by the coding sequence ATGCCTCCAAGTTGGATTGAAGCCGATTGGACGCTGATTGACGGCGTGTTTCGCCCGGGCGTACGCATTCAGATTGGCGACGACGGGCGCATCGCAGCGATCGAATTCGCGAGCCCTGACGAAGAAAGACCGGCCGGAGGACGGTCCCCCAGCACAGGCCCGTCCTCCGATGAGGGCCGATCGCCGGAGCGCTCCGCGTCGGAGCGCTCCGCGTCGGAGCGCTGCGCGGCGGCGCGCCTGCATCGTCGCGCGCTGTTGCCCGGGTTCGTCAATGTCCACAGCCACGCGTTTCAGCGGGCGCTGCGCGGATTCGGAGAGAGCTATCCGGCGGGGATGGGCGATTTCTGGTCGTGGCGCGAAGCCATGTACGGGTTGGTGGAGCGCCTCGATCCGCCGACGTTCAAGCGAATCACGTTGCACGCGTTTCGCGAAATGCTCGCCGCCGGCATCACAACCGTCGGAGAGTTTCACTATGTGCATCACGCGGATATCGATGCCCAGGATTTTGCCCTGGATGAGCTGGTAATCGAGGCCGCGAAGGAAGCCGGCATCCGGCTCGTTCTGCTGCTGTGCTTCTACAAAACCGGCGGCGTGGGAAAACCGCTCGTCGGCGGGCAGCGGCGCTTCGCGACCCCGGATGTGGAGCGGTTTGTGCGGCAGTTCGAGCGCCTGGAGAAGCTGCTCGACCCGCGCACACAATCGATCGGCTTGGCGCCGCACAGCCTGAGAGCCGTGCCGCCGGACGATCTGAAGTCGCTCAAGGCGGAAGCCGATCGCCGCGGCGTCGTCTGCCATACTCACATCGAGGAGCAGCGGAAGGAGATCGAAGAGGTGCGGGCGGCGCTGGGGGTGAGTCCGCTGGTGTGGCTGCTGGACAATACGCCGCTCGGGCCGCGCGACACGATCATCCACGCGACACATTCGACTCCGCCCGACCTGCGGCGCTATCTGGCCAGCGGCGCACACATCGGCGTGTGCCCGCTGACGGAGGGGAACCTGGGCGACGGGATCGCGGAAGGGGGGCTGATCCAGCAGCTTGGCGCGGGCGTCTGCATCGGCAGCGACTCGAACATCCGCATCGATTTCGCGGAAGAGCTGCGCTGGCTGGAGTTCGTGCAGCGGCTGCGGGCCGAAAAACGCGGCGTCTGCAAGGAGGCCGACGGCGAACTGGCGCGGCGGCTATGGCGCTGCGGCACGAGCAACGGAGCGGTGTCGTTAGGCCTGGACGGAATCAGACGAGTGCACGGCTCTGCTTTGCCGGCTGCGCCTGTCCGTGTCGGCGAGATTTGCGTTGGGGCGGCGGCGGATTTTCTCACGATTGATCTCGACGCGCCGACGCTCGACGGCTGGACGTCGCAGACGCTGCTGGCAAGCTGGCTTCTCGGCGCTGGCCGCGAGTGCGTGCGCGACGTGTGCGTGGCGGGGGCCTGGACCGCGCCGCCCGCGCCAGGCGGCTCGCGCGATCTCTTTCCGAACCCGCCGCGCCAAGCGGCGGGTTGA
- a CDS encoding DinB superfamily protein — translation MGLGPVLAEQLHYTRDWTQRLLADFGEGDWGFQPAPGLAHALWLCGHLAVSQNVLIHQRCLGTSVVDDAFAKHFQIGGPVAGTSERPYPRVDDVRGVMEETHQKTLVAIRGMSDAALAEPAFGANGSIHPHYRDKLGAVSHCSRHEAFHAGQLAMIRRLRGKSFLR, via the coding sequence ATGGGGCTCGGGCCGGTCCTGGCGGAGCAGCTTCACTACACGCGCGACTGGACGCAGCGGCTCCTGGCTGATTTCGGCGAGGGGGACTGGGGTTTTCAGCCGGCGCCGGGCTTGGCGCATGCGCTGTGGCTGTGCGGGCACCTCGCGGTTTCGCAGAACGTGCTGATTCACCAGCGCTGCCTGGGCACGAGCGTCGTGGATGACGCCTTCGCGAAGCACTTTCAGATCGGCGGCCCGGTCGCCGGCACGAGCGAGCGTCCTTACCCGCGGGTCGACGACGTTCGCGGCGTGATGGAAGAGACGCATCAGAAAACGCTGGTCGCGATTCGCGGCATGAGTGATGCGGCGCTGGCAGAGCCGGCCTTTGGCGCGAACGGCTCGATTCACCCGCACTATCGCGACAAGCTCGGGGCCGTGAGTCACTGCTCGCGGCACGAGGCGTTTCACGCCGGGCAGCTCGCGATGATCCGCCGGCTGCGGGGAAAGAGCTTCCTGCGGTAG
- a CDS encoding twin arginine translocase protein A codes for MGWFSPMHWLVIGIVALLLFGNRLPDVARSLGRAFNEFKKGLKDVGDDLKDTTSGDDPPKPKLRAPANEPAPRTAAPAEKAPVASDAGEQH; via the coding sequence ATGGGCTGGTTCAGTCCGATGCACTGGCTGGTCATTGGCATCGTCGCGTTGCTGCTCTTCGGCAACCGCCTCCCGGATGTGGCCCGCTCTCTGGGGCGAGCGTTCAACGAATTCAAAAAGGGCCTCAAAGACGTTGGCGACGACCTGAAGGACACGACCAGCGGCGACGACCCCCCCAAGCCGAAACTGCGAGCGCCGGCAAATGAGCCTGCGCCGCGCACCGCGGCGCCGGCGGAGAAAGCGCCCGTGGCCAGCGATGCGGGGGAGCAGCACTGA
- a CDS encoding flagellar basal body rod modification protein: protein MRIALVSLVAGFWLLTGSTCGPLLNLSETQTPSPNTVAIAVLTPTEDVSIPEGSVLPIRWSASNNQDATALATIFVESREDLTRTNLVSGVTVTTTLTDQMVTWNTKSFAPGVYSIGAEITVDTTTRTTVAPGKATLDAAPTFSFTEPAAAVNLPDGGTVNIAWTGGDASGNGKLVLAIDVDSDHGNGNETTILEQDLPEEAEEDSFEWDGKNSADAKVDAGTYNLFARLSDVVNAESTVNGLATITVEAADNSNSNDNDNDNGTVELGIREPAEDTTFLETDDALRIEFGVNQFDDVLIDIKIDTDDNHANGNEITILSQRFVSAGTETDVFSWDGLDAAGQRVANGIYRPLIVSSAGTATPTTKPGEGLVFRRASDNQPLIALLTPGTNVTGTPGSFVSITWRDDDPDGEGLIRITVDDDATPAQNEAGSADDIAEIEILANRDAGADGVQDTFNWQIPGTLAPGTYHFFAYIDADAGQEADNISVAPAVLIIRDPSAPN, encoded by the coding sequence ATGCGAATCGCACTGGTCTCACTTGTGGCGGGGTTCTGGCTTCTGACCGGCTCGACGTGTGGTCCTCTCCTGAATCTGAGCGAAACGCAAACCCCTTCGCCCAACACGGTCGCCATCGCGGTTCTGACGCCGACCGAAGACGTTTCGATTCCCGAAGGCTCGGTCCTGCCAATCCGCTGGAGCGCCTCGAACAACCAAGACGCCACGGCGCTGGCGACCATCTTCGTCGAATCGCGCGAGGACCTGACGCGCACCAACCTGGTGAGCGGCGTGACCGTAACGACCACGCTCACGGATCAGATGGTGACCTGGAACACCAAGAGCTTTGCGCCCGGTGTTTACTCGATCGGTGCGGAGATCACGGTCGACACCACGACGCGCACGACCGTCGCGCCCGGCAAGGCCACGCTCGACGCCGCCCCGACCTTTTCCTTTACGGAGCCGGCCGCGGCCGTCAACCTGCCCGATGGCGGCACCGTCAACATCGCGTGGACCGGCGGGGACGCCAGCGGAAACGGCAAGCTCGTGCTGGCGATCGACGTTGACTCCGATCACGGCAATGGCAATGAGACCACGATTCTCGAACAAGACCTGCCCGAGGAAGCGGAGGAGGATTCGTTCGAATGGGATGGAAAGAACTCAGCGGACGCCAAGGTCGACGCCGGCACGTACAACCTGTTCGCGCGGCTGTCGGACGTGGTGAACGCCGAGTCGACCGTCAACGGTCTGGCGACGATCACGGTAGAGGCCGCTGACAACAGCAACAGCAACGACAATGACAACGACAACGGCACGGTCGAGCTGGGCATCCGCGAACCGGCCGAAGACACAACCTTCCTCGAGACCGACGACGCGCTGCGGATCGAATTCGGCGTGAACCAGTTCGACGACGTCCTGATCGACATCAAGATTGACACGGACGACAACCACGCCAACGGCAACGAAATCACGATTCTCTCGCAACGCTTCGTCTCCGCCGGCACCGAGACGGACGTGTTCAGTTGGGATGGGCTGGATGCGGCCGGCCAGCGCGTCGCGAACGGAATCTACCGCCCGCTCATCGTCTCCAGCGCCGGCACGGCCACGCCCACGACCAAGCCCGGCGAGGGGCTCGTGTTCCGCCGCGCCAGCGACAACCAGCCGTTGATCGCATTGCTGACGCCGGGGACGAATGTGACCGGCACGCCCGGCAGTTTCGTGAGCATCACCTGGCGTGACGATGATCCCGACGGCGAAGGGTTGATCCGCATCACCGTGGACGACGACGCGACTCCGGCCCAGAACGAGGCGGGCAGCGCGGACGACATCGCCGAGATCGAAATCCTGGCCAATCGCGACGCCGGGGCCGACGGCGTTCAGGACACGTTCAACTGGCAGATTCCCGGCACGCTCGCCCCCGGCACGTATCACTTCTTCGCCTACATCGACGCGGACGCCGGGCAGGAAGCCGACAACATCTCCGTCGCGCCGGCGGTACTGATTATTCGCGATCCATCGGCGCCGAATTGA
- the amiA gene encoding N-acetylmuramoyl-L-alanine amidase AmiA translates to MTGAPTTDPQGTDAATRLPPRRNPYTVAVSHAVAAAFGAVLASVWLAPVRTATLPTPAPGPDPLRAEPAEFTWEQHPEAAFPLPPYAAFLRDATIVIDPGHGGREDRPNWKRGPTGLREEVVNLSVALHLRDFLRAAGANVIMTRERDVYLDKADAVDLKMRAEIANRARADLLLSIHHNSAERAEANYTSVFYHGDPDDSPASVCAARHILAGLNDALRLSQHIECAALSDTVIYPKVGFAVLREAQVPAVLAESSFHSNPDEEARLRDPIYNRREAYGLFIGLARWAQAGLPRVKLLGAERRRDNQTDVVIELDDGLSKRGGMAARSRKIIEQSISVRWGGAALPFSVDWEKRQLRMTLPAGAASKTLRVDFENVFGQHVLHPLMELRGLSEPRP, encoded by the coding sequence ATGACGGGCGCTCCCACCACCGATCCGCAAGGAACCGACGCCGCAACCCGGCTGCCCCCGCGCAGAAATCCCTACACGGTCGCCGTCTCGCACGCGGTCGCGGCTGCCTTCGGCGCGGTGCTGGCGAGCGTCTGGCTCGCGCCGGTTCGCACCGCGACCCTGCCCACGCCGGCGCCGGGGCCGGATCCGCTGCGCGCCGAGCCGGCCGAGTTCACCTGGGAGCAGCATCCCGAGGCCGCGTTTCCGCTGCCGCCGTACGCGGCGTTCCTGAGAGACGCGACGATCGTGATCGATCCGGGCCACGGGGGGCGTGAGGACCGGCCGAACTGGAAGCGCGGTCCGACGGGTCTGCGCGAGGAAGTAGTGAACCTGAGCGTCGCGCTTCACCTGCGCGATTTTCTGCGGGCGGCGGGGGCAAATGTGATCATGACCCGCGAGCGCGACGTCTACCTGGACAAGGCCGACGCGGTTGATCTCAAAATGCGCGCGGAGATCGCCAATCGCGCCCGAGCCGACCTGCTGCTATCGATCCACCACAACTCAGCCGAGCGGGCCGAGGCGAACTACACGTCGGTCTTCTATCACGGCGATCCGGATGATTCGCCCGCGTCGGTCTGCGCGGCGCGCCACATTCTCGCCGGACTGAACGACGCACTGCGGCTGTCGCAGCACATCGAATGCGCCGCCCTGAGCGACACCGTCATTTATCCGAAGGTGGGATTCGCCGTGCTGCGCGAGGCGCAGGTGCCGGCGGTGCTGGCGGAGTCGTCCTTTCACTCGAACCCGGACGAGGAGGCGCGGCTGCGCGACCCGATCTACAACCGCCGCGAGGCGTACGGGCTGTTCATCGGCCTGGCGCGCTGGGCGCAGGCCGGGTTGCCGCGCGTGAAGCTGCTGGGCGCAGAGCGGCGGCGCGACAATCAGACTGACGTGGTCATCGAGCTGGACGACGGTCTCAGCAAGCGCGGCGGCATGGCGGCCCGCAGCCGGAAGATCATCGAACAGTCCATCAGCGTCCGCTGGGGCGGTGCGGCGCTTCCGTTTTCGGTTGATTGGGAAAAGCGGCAATTGCGGATGACGCTGCCGGCGGGCGCGGCGTCGAAGACGCTGCGTGTCGATTTCGAAAACGTGTTCGGCCAGCACGTGCTGCATCCGCTGATGGAGCTTCGCGGGCTTTCCGAGCCGCGACCGTGA
- the valS gene encoding Valine--tRNA ligase produces MSTGGSYDPRSIEPAILEFWETGDKGPTGNERRSYFNADLPDASARGNAAKPFVIPIPPPNVTGALHLGHAINNTVQDIIVRWKRMQGFNTLWMPGIDHAGIATQAVVEKRLKAEQNLTRHDVGRDGLVAKIWAWKDEYSARILGQLRRMGCSCDWRRLRFTLDEICAKAVYEAFFQFFKAGLIYRGKRMVNWDAALQTAVADDELVHETVKTNLWHIRYPILKRDQGIKGSRDQGESQSLDPLIPRSLDPSFLVVATTRPETMLGDTAVAVHPDDERYRHLIGQHVLLPLMNRPIPIIADGELVKQEFGTGCVKVTPGHDPNDYACWERHRGQADEFAILDLLTPDGKINEVGRGSSVGTPCPTASATEGRRYGSSDSEVGRYDYSGLPKEEARKRVVADLESLGLLENVEPYVTEVAHSDRSKTPVEPLRSEQWFMKMSALAEPTMEAVRDGRVSFTPERYAKTYLDWLGEKRDWCISRQLWWGHRIPVWTFKAGVNIAPTPSPHSRLDALIEEGRLYCRYEVDNREINSLAAVIGHPAAEKVLHGASASDDIEWRKLSFCPRSDFKEDFAAIADGLGMEQDADVLDTWFSSALWPFSTLGWPHDGAHEPSRDRKGAVLPDAHTTSDRQPLPHGRGSEVPKEPLPDGRGSEEPLPHGRGSEVPKEPLPDGRGSERPRDPNPVHPSRDREGAVLRRAASGADPQAYLITFHTYGTWLHGAEQGSVDREHNIPGEPYVAADSQREREEFVRLAREPVKLDDAQRALVDRTIHEVAEHRGWTLHALNVRTNHVHVVVSAPGSPERVMNDFKSYASRRMVEARVFPPDTPAWSRHGSTRYLWTMDDVRGACEYVDEHQGGDLGTGKEPLPHGRGSEGREEPLPHGRGSERREKPLPHGRGSEGREEPLPYGRGSEGREEPLPHGRGSEGREKPLPHGRGSENTGRGSERPAEPDLSTPSRSDFEHFFPTDTLITGRGIITLWVARMVMTSLYFTGRVPFNRVYINPTILDGRGEIMNKSKGNGLDPLDIIEAYGTDALRFTLAQSATETQDLRMPVAYRCPHCGHLTPHTSVVPHNKYPIDVHKAACGSCKKPFATVWAPQALKDELGVALDTSERFELGRNFCNKLWQAATGYIIPAVKDVRIAVRTATIDGKACKLHTSCPPKELNLFDRWIRTRAQHCIAEVAESFEHFEFARACESIRTFFWTEFCDWYLEESKDRVKGPDDDANDAKIVLLQTLDVVLGLLHPIAPFVTEAIWKKLSVDPDWPEVEEPIEGRPATGLQRHYELVSDTHQTEAPAPALVVAEWPGVWKEVQDSLVDRQVGNLLQPIIRALRDKRTSINVIRSASKEPALRELPLGVIRASGDDERVIRDFERLICRLGSCKELQIGPTVAKPTPAMSAVLTGVEVFVPLAGLADPSIEKARLEREMAEVAAAIGRVEAKLANEGFVAKAPAALIEQERARMAEMQQRLAAMRANLADIS; encoded by the coding sequence ATGAGCACCGGCGGCAGTTACGATCCGCGCTCGATCGAGCCGGCGATTCTCGAATTCTGGGAGACGGGCGATAAAGGCCCAACGGGCAATGAACGTCGCAGCTATTTCAACGCCGACCTACCCGACGCCTCCGCCCGCGGCAACGCGGCCAAGCCGTTCGTGATTCCGATTCCGCCGCCGAACGTGACCGGGGCGCTGCACCTGGGCCACGCGATCAACAACACGGTGCAGGACATCATCGTCCGCTGGAAACGGATGCAGGGGTTCAACACGCTCTGGATGCCCGGCATCGACCACGCCGGCATCGCGACGCAGGCCGTTGTCGAGAAACGCCTGAAGGCGGAGCAGAACCTGACGCGCCACGACGTGGGCCGCGACGGGCTGGTCGCCAAAATCTGGGCGTGGAAGGACGAATACAGCGCCCGCATCCTCGGCCAGCTTCGCCGCATGGGGTGCTCGTGCGACTGGCGGCGGCTGCGCTTCACGCTGGACGAGATTTGTGCGAAGGCGGTGTACGAGGCGTTCTTTCAGTTCTTCAAGGCGGGGCTGATCTATCGCGGCAAGCGGATGGTGAATTGGGACGCGGCTCTGCAAACCGCCGTCGCCGACGACGAGCTGGTGCATGAGACGGTGAAGACGAATCTGTGGCACATTCGCTACCCCATCTTGAAAAGGGACCAGGGGATCAAGGGATCGAGGGATCAAGGGGAGTCGCAGTCTCTCGATCCCTTGATCCCTCGATCCCTTGATCCCTCTTTCCTCGTCGTCGCGACGACCCGACCCGAGACCATGCTCGGCGATACGGCAGTCGCCGTGCATCCGGATGACGAACGTTACAGGCACCTCATCGGCCAGCATGTGCTTCTGCCGCTGATGAATCGGCCGATCCCGATCATCGCCGACGGCGAGCTGGTGAAACAGGAATTCGGCACCGGCTGCGTGAAGGTGACGCCGGGGCACGACCCGAATGATTACGCCTGCTGGGAGCGGCACCGCGGTCAGGCGGACGAATTCGCGATTCTGGATTTGCTGACGCCGGACGGGAAGATCAACGAAGTCGGTCGCGGCAGTAGCGTCGGGACTCCGTGCCCGACGGCGTCGGCCACAGAGGGCCGACGCTACGGTTCGTCCGACTCGGAGGTCGGACGCTACGACTATTCCGGCCTGCCGAAGGAGGAAGCTCGCAAGCGCGTCGTGGCCGATCTGGAGTCGCTCGGGCTGTTGGAAAACGTGGAGCCGTACGTGACGGAGGTGGCCCACAGCGACCGCAGCAAGACGCCGGTCGAGCCGCTGCGTAGCGAGCAGTGGTTCATGAAGATGAGCGCACTGGCGGAGCCGACGATGGAGGCCGTCCGCGACGGTCGCGTGTCGTTTACGCCGGAGCGGTATGCGAAGACGTATCTCGATTGGCTGGGGGAGAAGCGGGATTGGTGCATCAGCCGGCAGCTTTGGTGGGGGCATCGGATACCGGTGTGGACATTCAAAGCAGGCGTGAATATCGCGCCTACACCGTCACCGCATTCCCGGTTAGACGCGCTCATAGAAGAGGGCAGGCTCTACTGCCGGTACGAAGTAGACAATCGCGAAATCAACTCTCTCGCCGCGGTAATCGGTCATCCTGCCGCTGAGAAGGTACTGCATGGTGCCTCGGCTTCCGACGACATCGAGTGGCGCAAGCTCTCTTTCTGCCCAAGGTCGGATTTCAAAGAAGACTTCGCGGCAATCGCCGATGGACTCGGGATGGAGCAAGACGCTGACGTCCTCGACACCTGGTTCAGCTCCGCGCTGTGGCCCTTCAGCACGCTCGGCTGGCCGCACGACGGCGCGCATGAACCGAGCCGCGACCGTAAGGGAGCGGTTCTTCCGGACGCCCACACGACGTCGGACCGTCAACCGCTTCCTCACGGGCGCGGCTCGGAAGTACCCAAAGAACCGCTTCCTGACGGGCGCGGCTCGGAAGAACCGCTTCCTCACGGGCGCGGCTCGGAAGTACCCAAAGAACCGCTTCCTGACGGGCGCGGCTCGGAAAGACCGCGCGATCCGAACCCCGTCCATCCGAGCCGCGACCGTGAGGGAGCGGTTCTTCGACGCGCCGCGTCCGGCGCCGATCCGCAGGCATACCTGATTACGTTTCACACGTACGGAACCTGGCTGCACGGCGCGGAACAGGGCTCCGTCGATCGTGAACACAACATCCCGGGTGAGCCCTACGTGGCTGCCGATTCGCAGCGCGAGCGAGAGGAGTTTGTTCGATTGGCGCGTGAGCCGGTGAAATTGGACGACGCGCAACGCGCCCTCGTCGACCGGACCATTCACGAAGTTGCGGAGCACCGCGGGTGGACCCTGCACGCGCTGAACGTCCGCACGAATCACGTGCACGTCGTCGTGAGCGCCCCGGGTTCACCCGAACGGGTCATGAATGACTTCAAGTCATACGCGTCGCGTCGTATGGTCGAGGCGCGGGTCTTTCCGCCGGACACGCCGGCATGGTCGCGCCACGGCAGTACGCGCTATCTTTGGACGATGGATGACGTTCGGGGGGCGTGCGAATATGTGGACGAACATCAGGGTGGCGATCTTGGGACGGGAAAAGAACCGCTTCCTCACGGTCGCGGCTCGGAAGGGCGCGAAGAACCGCTCCCTCACGGTCGCGGCTCGGAAAGGCGTGAAAAACCGCTTCCTCACGGTCGCGGCTCGGAAGGGCGCGAAGAACCGCTCCCTTACGGTCGCGGCTCGGAAGGGCGCGAAGAACCGCTCCCTCACGGTCGCGGCTCGGAAGGGCGTGAAAAACCGCTTCCTCACGGTCGCGGCTCGGAAAATACTGGGCGCGGCTCGGAAAGACCGGCCGAACCCGACCTCTCGACCCCTTCGCGAAGCGATTTCGAGCATTTCTTCCCCACCGACACGCTCATCACCGGCCGCGGGATCATCACGCTCTGGGTCGCGCGGATGGTGATGACCAGCCTCTATTTCACCGGCCGCGTGCCGTTCAACCGCGTCTATATCAACCCGACGATCCTCGACGGCCGCGGCGAGATCATGAACAAGAGCAAGGGCAACGGCCTGGACCCGCTCGACATCATCGAGGCCTACGGCACCGACGCCCTGCGCTTCACGCTGGCCCAATCGGCCACGGAGACGCAGGACCTGCGCATGCCCGTGGCCTACCGTTGTCCGCATTGCGGCCACCTGACGCCGCACACATCCGTGGTGCCGCACAACAAGTATCCGATCGACGTGCACAAGGCGGCCTGCGGCTCGTGCAAGAAGCCGTTCGCGACGGTGTGGGCGCCGCAGGCGCTCAAGGACGAGCTGGGCGTGGCGCTGGATACGTCGGAGCGGTTCGAACTGGGGCGGAATTTCTGCAACAAGCTCTGGCAGGCGGCGACGGGGTACATCATTCCCGCGGTGAAGGATGTCCGTATCGCCGTCCGCACGGCGACGATTGATGGCAAGGCGTGCAAGCTCCATACCTCGTGCCCGCCGAAGGAACTGAACCTCTTCGACCGCTGGATTCGCACGCGGGCGCAGCATTGCATCGCCGAAGTAGCGGAGTCGTTTGAACACTTCGAGTTTGCGCGGGCCTGCGAGTCGATCCGCACGTTCTTCTGGACCGAGTTCTGCGACTGGTATCTGGAAGAATCCAAGGACCGCGTCAAGGGACCCGACGACGACGCCAACGACGCAAAGATCGTGCTGTTGCAGACGCTGGATGTCGTGCTCGGCCTGTTGCACCCCATTGCGCCGTTTGTGACGGAGGCGATCTGGAAGAAACTCAGCGTCGACCCGGACTGGCCCGAAGTAGAAGAACCGATCGAGGGCAGGCCAGCGACTGGGCTCCAGCGACACTACGAGCTGGTCAGCGACACGCACCAGACAGAAGCCCCGGCGCCCGCATTGGTTGTTGCGGAATGGCCCGGCGTATGGAAGGAAGTACAGGACTCGCTCGTCGATCGCCAAGTGGGCAACCTCCTCCAGCCGATCATCCGTGCATTGCGCGACAAGCGCACGTCGATCAACGTCATCCGCTCGGCCAGCAAGGAGCCGGCGCTGCGCGAGCTGCCGCTCGGCGTCATTCGAGCCAGCGGCGACGACGAGCGAGTCATCCGCGATTTCGAACGGCTGATTTGTCGCCTGGGGAGCTGCAAGGAGCTCCAGATCGGCCCCACCGTCGCCAAGCCGACGCCCGCGATGAGCGCCGTCCTCACCGGCGTCGAGGTCTTCGTGCCGCTGGCCGGCCTGGCCGATCCGTCGATCGAGAAAGCCCGGCTCGAAAGGGAAATGGCCGAAGTCGCAGCCGCCATCGGCCGCGTCGAGGCCAAGCTGGCCAACGAGGGCTTCGTCGCCAAGGCGCCCGCGGCGCTGATTGAGCAGGAGCGGGCCCGCATGGCGGAGATGCAGCAGCGCCTGGCCGCGATGCGGGCTAATCTGGCCGACATCTCGTGA
- the hflK gene encoding Modulator of FtsH protease HflK has product MFVIPIVLGVFALIILFSGLYIVEQQTHAIVERLGKFCCVAPPGLNFKIPLLDRVAARVTHRVRELEIKVESKTKDDVFVDLLIAVQFFVRETEDAVFAAHYKLTNPHQQISSYVFDTVRALVPEMPIDHVFAEKEKIAAAVKERLEGTMQDFGFTIMQALVNDIQPDETVKQAMNQVNASARLKEAARNEAEAKKIRVIAEAEAEARAKELQGVGIARQRLAIANGLKESVAACAEAGISSEEATKMVLLTQHYDTVTAVGAHSKATVMLVPYSPEGMSAMADQITQALLTTGEVRARADGHSPPPRAPAKA; this is encoded by the coding sequence ATGTTCGTTATCCCGATCGTCCTGGGCGTCTTCGCGCTGATCATCCTGTTCAGCGGGCTGTACATCGTCGAGCAGCAAACGCACGCGATCGTCGAGCGGCTGGGCAAGTTCTGCTGCGTGGCGCCGCCGGGGCTGAATTTCAAGATACCGCTTCTGGACCGGGTGGCGGCCCGCGTGACGCACCGCGTGCGCGAGCTGGAGATCAAGGTCGAGAGCAAGACCAAGGACGACGTGTTCGTCGACCTGCTCATCGCCGTGCAGTTCTTCGTCCGCGAGACGGAGGACGCCGTCTTCGCGGCGCACTACAAGCTGACCAACCCGCATCAGCAGATCAGCTCCTACGTCTTCGACACCGTCCGCGCGCTGGTTCCCGAAATGCCGATCGACCACGTCTTCGCTGAAAAGGAAAAGATCGCGGCGGCGGTGAAGGAGCGGCTGGAGGGGACGATGCAGGACTTCGGCTTCACGATCATGCAGGCGCTGGTGAACGACATTCAGCCGGACGAGACCGTGAAGCAGGCCATGAACCAGGTCAACGCCAGCGCCCGCCTCAAGGAGGCCGCCCGCAACGAGGCCGAGGCCAAGAAGATTCGCGTCATCGCCGAGGCCGAGGCCGAGGCGCGCGCCAAGGAGTTGCAGGGCGTGGGCATCGCGCGGCAGCGGCTGGCGATTGCCAACGGCCTGAAGGAGTCGGTCGCGGCCTGCGCCGAAGCCGGCATTTCGTCGGAAGAGGCGACCAAGATGGTGCTCCTGACGCAGCACTATGACACGGTGACCGCGGTGGGCGCGCACAGCAAGGCGACGGTCATGCTCGTGCCCTACAGCCCGGAAGGCATGAGCGCGATGGCGGATCAGATCACGCAGGCGCTGCTGACGACGGGCGAGGTGCGGGCTCGGGCCGATGGTCACTCGCCGCCGCCGCGCGCGCCGGCCAAGGCGTAA